A DNA window from Mucilaginibacter xinganensis contains the following coding sequences:
- a CDS encoding DUF1295 domain-containing protein yields MDSNSIYSLIVYSLIACCAIMACVWYWSYKIKNAGVVDIFWSYNFPVIAIILLLLAPGFEPRKLLICGMVIIAGARLGTHLAVRIVKHLHEEEPRYAQIRKEWGAVAEKKMFGFFQMQAASNVLLAIPFFISAVNTAPQLSPLEYAGAVLWAISVIGEATADRQLAAFKKDPKNKGKVCDTGLWGYSRHPNYFFEWLMWVSYFVFALASPYGYIAIISPAIILYLLLKVTGIPMTEQQSLRTKGEAFKKYQQRVSVFVPWFRK; encoded by the coding sequence ATGGATAGTAATTCGATATATAGCTTAATTGTTTATTCCCTTATTGCCTGTTGCGCTATTATGGCGTGTGTATGGTATTGGTCATACAAAATAAAAAATGCGGGGGTGGTTGATATTTTCTGGTCTTACAATTTCCCTGTTATCGCAATTATCCTGCTGTTGCTTGCACCGGGCTTTGAACCGCGAAAATTATTGATTTGTGGTATGGTTATTATTGCAGGCGCGCGCTTGGGGACACATTTGGCAGTGCGAATTGTAAAACACCTGCACGAGGAAGAGCCGCGCTATGCCCAAATCCGTAAAGAATGGGGAGCCGTTGCCGAAAAGAAAATGTTTGGATTTTTCCAGATGCAGGCTGCCTCAAATGTATTGCTGGCTATCCCGTTTTTTATAAGTGCGGTAAACACTGCTCCACAGCTATCGCCATTGGAATATGCAGGCGCCGTTCTATGGGCAATAAGCGTTATTGGAGAAGCTACAGCCGACAGGCAGCTGGCCGCCTTTAAAAAAGACCCGAAAAACAAGGGAAAGGTTTGTGACACCGGCCTTTGGGGGTACTCCAGGCATCCTAACTATTTTTTTGAATGGCTGATGTGGGTGTCCTACTTCGTGTTTGCATTGGCATCGCCGTATGGCTACATCGCAATTATCAGCCCGGCAATAATTTTATACCTGCTGTTAAAAGTAACCGGTATCCCTATGACGGAGCAACAATCGTTACGAACTAAAGGCGAAGCATTTAAAAAATATCAGCAACGTGTTAGCGTTTTTGTGCCCTGGTTCAGAAAGTAA
- a CDS encoding DUF1475 family protein, with the protein MITFLKIFFGALFLWMCFQVINTSIHSNLFKEWDFLGSIPWMRATLWDFYANVTVIFLWVCYKENSVVFSIIWLILLVALGSIASCAYVLIQLFRLKPNEGLKEFFSKQNG; encoded by the coding sequence ATGATTACATTTCTAAAAATATTTTTCGGTGCATTATTCTTGTGGATGTGTTTCCAGGTAATTAACACCAGCATTCATAGCAATTTATTTAAGGAGTGGGACTTTTTAGGGTCTATTCCCTGGATGCGCGCAACGCTTTGGGATTTTTATGCCAACGTAACCGTTATATTTTTATGGGTGTGTTATAAAGAAAATAGCGTTGTGTTCAGCATCATCTGGCTTATTTTATTGGTAGCTTTAGGAAGCATAGCCAGCTGTGCTTATGTGCTGATCCAGCTTTTCAGGCTTAAGCCGAACGAGGGGTTAAAGGAATTTTTCAGTAAACAAAATGGATAG
- a CDS encoding peroxiredoxin — protein sequence MKKKLIPGFILAIIFTVASLNNAKAQAQQKELIVGDAMPAFSLTDQNGKAFNSADYVGKNFLVIYFYPKDESMVCTKEACQFRDSFNDFTKAGAKVIGINGGTVASHKSFADHYKLPFTLLSDPDNKVYHKFGVKDKMFMTGRETFVIDLHGKVVFAYTAMMQGKKHADDALAFIKAHNK from the coding sequence ATGAAAAAGAAATTAATACCCGGTTTTATCCTGGCCATTATATTTACGGTTGCTTCACTGAACAACGCAAAAGCCCAGGCCCAACAAAAAGAACTGATCGTAGGCGATGCCATGCCGGCGTTTTCATTGACAGACCAAAACGGAAAAGCGTTTAACAGTGCCGACTACGTTGGAAAAAACTTCCTGGTAATATATTTTTATCCGAAAGATGAAAGCATGGTTTGTACCAAAGAGGCCTGCCAGTTTAGGGATAGCTTCAACGATTTTACAAAGGCAGGTGCCAAAGTTATTGGAATAAACGGTGGAACGGTTGCCAGCCACAAAAGCTTTGCCGACCATTACAAGCTGCCCTTTACTTTATTGAGCGATCCGGATAATAAGGTTTATCATAAATTTGGTGTGAAAGACAAAATGTTTATGACGGGCCGCGAAACGTTTGTAATTGACCTGCATGGAAAAGTGGTGTTTGCTTACACTGCTATGATGCAGGGAAAGAAACATGCGGACGATGCCCTTGCATTTATAAAAGCACATAATAAATAG
- a CDS encoding TIM barrel protein, whose amino-acid sequence MSTRRSFLKTSAVLSAGLLVAPKLFAYDKKYIGLQLYTVRDAMGADPVAALAKVAQIGFTSVEGATYTGSEQFYGMDSKKFATLLKNNGLIMPSSHYRLGEDGKDMKGTILNDWQKAVDDAAAVGVKYMVCAWLSPAERGNLDHYKKIGGDLDTAGEICKKAGIQLCYHNHDFEFIQEDGKYPYETLLGTTDKDLVKMELDLYWVTKAKQDPIALFNEHPGRFPLWHVKDMDNTPKQMFTEVGNGTINFKNIFKHAKKAGMKYFFVEQDICPGNPFDSITKSITYIKGNLV is encoded by the coding sequence ATGAGTACCAGGAGATCATTTCTTAAAACTTCGGCTGTGCTTTCTGCCGGGTTGTTAGTGGCCCCAAAGTTATTTGCTTACGACAAAAAATACATCGGCCTGCAATTATACACCGTTAGGGATGCTATGGGAGCTGATCCGGTAGCTGCTTTGGCTAAAGTCGCGCAAATTGGCTTTACCTCTGTTGAGGGCGCCACCTATACCGGAAGCGAACAGTTTTACGGCATGGATTCGAAAAAATTTGCAACCCTGCTAAAGAATAACGGCCTGATTATGCCCAGCAGCCACTATCGTTTGGGCGAAGATGGCAAGGATATGAAGGGGACCATATTAAACGACTGGCAAAAAGCGGTTGACGATGCTGCTGCTGTGGGCGTAAAATATATGGTATGTGCATGGCTTTCACCTGCCGAGCGCGGAAACCTTGATCATTACAAAAAAATTGGCGGCGATTTAGATACGGCGGGCGAGATCTGTAAAAAAGCAGGCATCCAGCTTTGCTACCACAACCACGATTTTGAGTTTATACAGGAAGACGGAAAATATCCGTACGAAACCTTGCTGGGCACCACTGATAAAGATCTCGTAAAAATGGAATTGGACCTTTATTGGGTAACAAAGGCTAAACAGGATCCGATTGCTTTATTCAATGAGCACCCGGGCCGTTTCCCGCTATGGCACGTTAAGGATATGGATAACACGCCTAAACAAATGTTTACCGAAGTTGGTAACGGAACCATCAACTTTAAGAACATATTTAAACATGCAAAAAAAGCAGGAATGAAATATTTCTTTGTTGAACAGGATATTTGCCCGGGCAACCCATTTGACAGTATTACCAAGAGCATTACCTACATTAAAGGTAACTTGGTTTAA
- a CDS encoding carboxypeptidase-like regulatory domain-containing protein has product MKWGLFFCFLFLTVRCFSQDKTVAGIVFDKESKDRIATVSIHNITTGASAYDNLKGEFKIVAKPGDTLVFSRLEYFPDTVKIRSGAELAVYMKRSAIQLKEVTVRDSAISPEQRLELMKRDYPQIYGSLAYNDFLTSPSSGGAGLSIDALWNALSRSGRNAEKLRGTIERDYEQNSIDYRFNRTYVGKITGLKDEKLTAFMFRYRPGYYTTKTANEYEFVAMIRANLRRFLRNQRSYNLPTLVTPPVVN; this is encoded by the coding sequence ATGAAGTGGGGTTTATTTTTTTGTTTTTTATTTTTAACCGTCAGGTGCTTTTCGCAGGATAAAACGGTTGCCGGAATTGTATTTGACAAGGAAAGCAAAGACCGGATTGCAACCGTAAGTATCCATAACATTACTACCGGTGCGTCGGCATACGATAACTTAAAGGGCGAATTTAAGATAGTAGCCAAACCCGGCGACACACTGGTTTTTTCCAGGCTTGAGTATTTTCCGGATACGGTAAAAATCAGGAGCGGGGCAGAACTCGCGGTTTATATGAAAAGGTCGGCCATCCAGTTAAAAGAAGTTACCGTTCGTGACTCGGCTATTAGCCCTGAACAGCGCCTTGAACTGATGAAACGCGATTATCCGCAAATTTATGGCTCGCTGGCCTACAACGATTTCCTTACCAGCCCGTCCAGTGGGGGAGCCGGGTTAAGTATTGACGCGCTTTGGAATGCGCTCAGCCGAAGCGGAAGGAACGCAGAAAAACTAAGGGGCACAATAGAACGCGACTATGAACAAAATAGCATAGACTACCGCTTTAACCGCACTTACGTGGGTAAAATAACCGGGTTAAAAGACGAGAAGCTTACCGCATTTATGTTTAGATACCGGCCGGGATACTACACCACAAAAACAGCAAATGAGTATGAGTTTGTGGCCATGATCCGCGCCAACCTGCGCCGCTTTTTACGCAACCAGCGCAGCTATAACCTGCCGACCCTGGTCACGCCGCCGGTGGTTAATTAA
- a CDS encoding THUMP domain-containing class I SAM-dependent RNA methyltransferase codes for MQVFHTENKIIITCNKRLSAYLQQEVEDLGFKPTRVFQTGVELLGTVTDCIALNLNLRCASQVLYLIKSFNAEDPKQLYDELVQIEWEKLIDFSGYFSVTSNVNNEHILTPLFANVKVKDAIADRIKSIKGLRPNSGAESNKTVVHLYWQDNEADIFLDTSGETLAKHSYRKIPGKAPMLEALATSTIMATHWDRKSTFINPMCGSGTLAIEAALLATDKCPGLFRMNYGFMHIMGYDETVFFTERRKLKDKAKKETGFRIIATDISEDAVDIAQKNAKTAGVDHLIDFSVCDFADTPIPEDPGIIMFNPEYGERLGVHTKLEATYKRMGDFMKKDCLGYRGYVFTGNPDLAKVIGLRASRKIEFYNGKLDCRLLEYELYTGSKREPKEV; via the coding sequence ATGCAAGTTTTCCACACTGAAAATAAAATAATAATAACCTGTAATAAAAGGCTCTCCGCTTACCTGCAGCAGGAGGTTGAGGACCTGGGGTTTAAACCAACGCGCGTTTTTCAAACCGGCGTTGAGCTTTTGGGTACCGTTACCGACTGTATTGCGCTTAATTTAAATTTGCGTTGTGCCAGCCAGGTGCTCTATTTAATTAAGAGCTTTAATGCCGAAGACCCCAAACAGCTTTATGATGAGCTGGTACAAATTGAATGGGAAAAACTAATAGATTTTTCAGGCTACTTTTCAGTAACCTCCAACGTAAATAACGAGCACATACTTACCCCGCTTTTTGCTAACGTAAAGGTTAAGGATGCCATTGCCGACCGGATAAAATCAATAAAAGGCTTAAGGCCAAACTCGGGTGCCGAGTCGAATAAAACAGTGGTGCACCTGTACTGGCAGGATAATGAGGCTGACATATTTTTAGATACTTCCGGCGAAACGCTGGCCAAACATAGCTACCGCAAAATTCCCGGAAAAGCGCCTATGCTGGAAGCCCTGGCTACCTCAACTATTATGGCGACGCATTGGGACAGGAAAAGTACATTTATTAACCCCATGTGCGGATCAGGAACACTTGCCATTGAGGCCGCACTGCTGGCCACTGATAAATGCCCCGGCCTGTTCCGCATGAACTATGGCTTTATGCACATAATGGGTTACGACGAAACGGTGTTTTTTACCGAGCGCAGGAAACTGAAGGATAAAGCAAAAAAGGAAACCGGCTTCAGGATCATCGCTACTGACATCTCTGAAGATGCGGTTGACATCGCACAAAAAAATGCAAAAACAGCAGGGGTAGATCATTTAATTGATTTTAGTGTTTGTGACTTTGCGGATACGCCTATCCCGGAAGATCCGGGCATTATAATGTTTAACCCTGAATATGGAGAACGCCTTGGTGTGCATACCAAGCTGGAGGCTACCTATAAGCGCATGGGTGATTTTATGAAAAAGGACTGCCTTGGTTACCGCGGGTACGTTTTTACCGGTAACCCTGATTTGGCTAAGGTTATCGGCCTGCGGGCATCGCGCAAAATTGAGTTTTATAATGGTAAGCTTGACTGCCGCCTACTAGAGTATGAGCTTTATACCGGCAGCAAAAGAGAACCCAAGGAAGTATAA
- a CDS encoding DUF3127 domain-containing protein: MEIKGKVHEVAPTVQVTDSLKKRELILEYIENPQYPEYLKFEAIQDRCNLLDNVKAGDDVEVFFNLKGRPWTDKTGKKSYFNSMQLWKINLLAGAGAASTPEYAPPADISSTPDEDDLPF; this comes from the coding sequence ATGGAAATTAAGGGTAAAGTGCACGAAGTTGCTCCAACCGTACAGGTTACTGATTCGCTTAAAAAGAGAGAATTGATACTTGAATATATTGAGAATCCTCAGTATCCGGAATATTTAAAGTTTGAAGCGATACAGGATCGCTGCAATTTATTGGATAATGTTAAGGCGGGTGATGATGTTGAAGTATTCTTCAATTTAAAAGGTCGCCCGTGGACAGATAAAACAGGTAAAAAAAGCTATTTCAACTCGATGCAGCTTTGGAAAATAAATCTTTTAGCCGGAGCAGGTGCTGCATCAACACCAGAATACGCGCCACCGGCCGACATCAGCTCAACTCCTGATGAGGATGACCTTCCTTTTTAA
- a CDS encoding DUF4932 domain-containing protein produces the protein MKKLSLFILGIYLSLSALGQSAREVKLPRVDQRVELLSIVFRLAGNPEYNTTDNVNYVKQIHQHFDQFTDHPLIKFAKSLRDSSGIGYDAVMSMAVHLKQPPSLDAIGAFSVGLPDKRWNVATSEKFVSLLKQFYKDAGCKAFFKAQASAYATAEDRFLELFKNLDVNWYYKFFGKSPDESFNIIIGLGNGGSNYGPHLNLPGQQKKVYAIIGSGTFDSTGAPVYGIASYLPTLIHEFNHSFINYLGDDYEQQLRGPGEIIYKKEAAKMGRQAYGEWKTMMNEALVRAAVIRYLYAHETDTLIADKELKQQLARGFVWMRPLVNLLGQYEKQRASYPSLESFMPQIVKFYAGVAQNINTYDDDYLRHCAQLLSVEPFKKGDSSVNAGITEITFNFDKRLDGVRYFFGPGKKGAGHYPKPLGFRFANDNKSIVMKVALQPNTEYQVSIAGSMMRTDDGYAVQNTMVEFKTGEAH, from the coding sequence ATGAAAAAACTAAGCCTTTTTATTTTAGGAATTTACCTGTCATTGTCAGCCTTGGGGCAGTCGGCCCGGGAGGTAAAGTTACCCAGGGTTGACCAAAGGGTAGAATTGTTGAGCATTGTATTCAGGTTAGCCGGAAACCCTGAGTATAATACAACAGACAACGTTAATTACGTAAAGCAGATCCATCAGCATTTTGATCAATTTACGGACCATCCGCTCATCAAATTCGCTAAATCATTACGGGATAGCAGCGGGATAGGTTACGACGCTGTGATGAGTATGGCCGTTCATCTTAAACAGCCACCTTCGCTGGATGCAATAGGAGCCTTTTCCGTCGGATTACCGGATAAGCGATGGAATGTTGCTACATCCGAAAAGTTTGTTTCCCTTTTAAAACAGTTTTATAAAGATGCCGGGTGTAAAGCTTTTTTCAAGGCACAAGCCTCAGCGTATGCCACCGCCGAAGATCGGTTCCTGGAGCTGTTTAAAAATTTGGACGTGAACTGGTATTACAAATTTTTCGGGAAATCGCCTGATGAATCTTTCAACATAATCATTGGGCTTGGGAACGGCGGAAGCAATTACGGACCACATTTGAATTTACCCGGACAACAAAAAAAGGTTTACGCTATCATCGGTTCAGGCACATTTGACAGCACTGGGGCACCAGTTTATGGGATTGCATCGTATCTGCCGACGCTTATCCACGAGTTCAACCACTCGTTTATTAACTACCTGGGCGATGATTATGAGCAGCAACTGCGCGGGCCCGGTGAAATTATTTATAAAAAAGAGGCAGCTAAAATGGGGCGGCAGGCTTATGGCGAATGGAAAACCATGATGAACGAAGCATTGGTAAGGGCTGCTGTGATCAGGTACCTTTATGCCCATGAAACCGATACATTGATAGCTGACAAGGAGTTAAAGCAGCAGTTGGCCAGGGGGTTTGTTTGGATGCGGCCATTAGTAAACTTATTGGGGCAATATGAAAAGCAAAGAGCCTCCTACCCAAGCCTTGAAAGTTTTATGCCTCAAATAGTTAAATTTTATGCGGGGGTAGCACAAAATATAAATACTTATGACGACGATTACCTGCGGCATTGTGCACAGCTGCTATCGGTTGAGCCATTTAAAAAAGGAGATTCCTCTGTAAACGCAGGGATTACCGAAATAACCTTCAATTTTGATAAAAGACTGGATGGCGTGCGATATTTTTTTGGCCCGGGTAAAAAGGGGGCGGGGCATTACCCCAAGCCTTTAGGGTTCCGCTTTGCTAATGATAACAAAAGCATAGTTATGAAAGTGGCGCTACAACCCAATACTGAATACCAGGTGAGCATTGCCGGGAGTATGATGCGTACAGACGATGGCTATGCAGTTCAAAATACTATGGTGGAGTTTAAAACAGGCGAGGCTCATTAA
- a CDS encoding T9SS type A sorting domain-containing protein: MKKHLVKPGFEFIFSFALVMILGVPPVLLAQIKIKKDIDIRIQNGDTTVNGKNIKELSAEEKQDALADINNLRSGKAGSADLRRVEIVKRKRAGNGNEDQVITEKFIVNDSVGNVMNTRPGKMKRMNREMTFNYHGNDGEGDRMEMRERRFNGPMAPRFNRKNSQSFEYVNIDNDGVSTRVSFHVSEASDDDLKRMPYVEGPKFEIKDLNLVPQFTSGKVLLMFSLLSKAPAEVKLSDSEGKFLWSEKAVNGTFSKSFALGLNGIYYLQIKQGKSISLKRIMKEE; this comes from the coding sequence ATGAAAAAGCATTTAGTTAAACCCGGATTTGAATTTATTTTTTCGTTTGCACTGGTCATGATACTGGGCGTACCGCCGGTATTACTTGCGCAAATTAAAATAAAAAAGGATATCGACATCAGGATCCAAAATGGAGATACTACGGTGAACGGTAAAAACATTAAGGAGCTTTCAGCCGAAGAAAAGCAGGATGCCTTAGCCGATATTAATAACCTGCGCAGCGGTAAAGCAGGCAGCGCAGATTTGAGGCGGGTTGAGATAGTAAAAAGGAAAAGGGCCGGAAACGGAAATGAAGACCAGGTGATAACTGAAAAATTTATTGTTAACGATAGCGTGGGAAACGTTATGAATACCCGCCCCGGTAAAATGAAACGGATGAACCGTGAAATGACGTTTAATTATCATGGTAATGATGGTGAAGGCGACAGGATGGAAATGAGGGAGAGAAGATTTAACGGGCCAATGGCACCGCGCTTCAACCGCAAAAACAGCCAGAGCTTTGAATATGTAAATATTGATAACGATGGCGTTAGCACTCGTGTTAGTTTTCATGTTTCTGAAGCATCAGACGATGACCTGAAAAGAATGCCCTATGTAGAAGGGCCGAAATTTGAAATTAAGGATCTTAACCTGGTTCCTCAATTTACGAGTGGAAAAGTTTTGCTAATGTTCAGCCTGTTGTCAAAAGCCCCGGCAGAAGTTAAATTGAGTGACAGTGAAGGTAAGTTCCTGTGGAGCGAAAAGGCAGTTAATGGCACATTCAGTAAAAGCTTTGCCTTGGGGCTTAACGGGATTTACTACCTGCAGATCAAGCAGGGTAAAAGCATCTCTTTAAAAAGAATAATGAAAGAGGAATAG
- a CDS encoding sensor histidine kinase, translated as MRKRSIALIIGLMGFALLGVITMQLYFLSQSYQLQSELFDRSVNEALNNVVAKVTRHDALNFLNAKTRMRNKVNTVWKSNTLDNNGNLDNNITKSLSKKKLSYRQKKLAILRDSLRRLILNKKMDDEFDRLTQGGKFDLQFRFEEFTDELGITHQRITPELVKIPHTSLKRKLHKYDTVKYLYSDPQFGKQVISVPHINAEWARVQDRKFKERQLNEVRKLLENDSLQNTPQSNGKTAVIANLAEEYGKYGEPLKLRLDPYWIDTLLRFELRNKGINLPISYEVSLANKDSVIFSKANDVSGAKPEFTGMNIYQTPIFSKDVINDPGIIRLAFPQRSMLLLNKMMASLATTGGLLLVLIFCFGYTIFSILKQKKVAEMKTDFINNMTHEFKTPVSTIMIASEALKDNEIAQDRSRVARLANIIYEENERLGSHIERVLNIARIEKNDFKLDKKPIDVNEMIAVVVDSMALKLQKNNAVIAMQLDAENAIISADELHFSNVIYNLIDNAIKYSVEKPDITITTLNKNGQVIIKVADKGVGMSRDQQTKIFEQFYRIPTGNLHDVKGFGLGLSYVNTVVKRLNGIISVRSEKEKGSEFELKFHLA; from the coding sequence ATGAGAAAAAGAAGTATTGCACTTATTATCGGGTTAATGGGGTTTGCGCTTTTGGGCGTAATAACTATGCAATTGTACTTTTTGAGCCAGTCGTACCAATTACAGAGCGAACTTTTTGACCGTTCTGTTAATGAGGCACTTAACAATGTTGTAGCCAAAGTAACTCGGCACGATGCCTTAAACTTTTTAAACGCAAAGACCCGGATGCGGAATAAAGTAAATACTGTATGGAAAAGCAACACCCTTGATAATAACGGCAATCTTGATAATAACATAACAAAAAGTCTTTCAAAAAAGAAGCTTTCATACCGTCAAAAAAAGCTGGCCATATTGCGCGACAGCCTGCGCAGGCTTATCCTTAATAAAAAAATGGATGATGAATTTGACCGGCTAACACAGGGTGGCAAATTTGATTTGCAATTCCGTTTCGAAGAATTTACTGATGAACTTGGTATCACTCATCAGCGAATTACCCCGGAGTTGGTAAAGATTCCGCACACGTCATTAAAACGAAAGCTGCATAAATATGATACGGTAAAATATTTATACAGCGACCCCCAGTTTGGTAAGCAGGTAATTTCGGTGCCACATATTAATGCCGAATGGGCCCGGGTGCAGGACAGGAAGTTTAAAGAAAGACAACTGAACGAAGTAAGAAAACTACTTGAAAATGATTCTTTGCAAAACACTCCCCAGAGCAATGGCAAAACAGCAGTAATTGCTAACCTGGCAGAAGAATATGGAAAATATGGCGAACCTTTAAAACTACGCCTTGACCCATATTGGATTGATACCCTGCTTAGGTTTGAATTAAGAAATAAAGGAATTAATTTACCAATCAGCTATGAGGTTTCCCTGGCAAATAAGGACTCGGTAATTTTTTCAAAAGCCAATGATGTTTCCGGCGCTAAACCTGAATTTACGGGTATGAACATTTATCAGACGCCCATATTCAGTAAGGACGTGATCAACGATCCTGGTATTATCAGGCTTGCTTTCCCGCAAAGAAGTATGTTGCTATTAAACAAGATGATGGCTTCATTAGCTACTACAGGCGGGTTGCTGCTGGTGCTGATATTTTGTTTCGGATACACCATATTCTCCATCCTTAAACAAAAAAAGGTGGCCGAAATGAAAACCGATTTCATTAACAACATGACCCATGAGTTTAAAACACCGGTATCAACCATAATGATTGCCAGCGAAGCACTGAAAGACAATGAAATTGCGCAGGATAGAAGTCGGGTTGCCCGGCTTGCAAATATTATTTACGAGGAGAACGAGCGCCTGGGCAGTCATATTGAACGGGTACTAAATATCGCACGAATTGAAAAAAACGACTTTAAGCTGGATAAAAAGCCTATTGATGTAAACGAAATGATAGCTGTAGTTGTTGATAGCATGGCGCTTAAACTCCAAAAAAACAACGCTGTTATCGCGATGCAGCTGGATGCCGAAAATGCGATAATCAGCGCTGATGAGCTACATTTTTCGAACGTTATTTATAACCTTATTGATAACGCCATTAAATACAGCGTTGAAAAGCCTGATATAACTATAACTACCTTAAACAAAAACGGGCAGGTAATTATTAAGGTGGCAGATAAAGGCGTTGGGATGAGCCGCGATCAGCAAACAAAAATATTTGAACAGTTTTACCGGATTCCTACCGGCAACCTGCACGATGTTAAGGGCTTCGGGCTGGGCTTAAGCTATGTAAATACGGTTGTGAAACGCCTTAACGGGATAATAAGCGTACGCTCTGAAAAAGAAAAAGGATCGGAGTTCGAACTGAAATTTCACCTGGCGTAA
- a CDS encoding response regulator transcription factor has translation MKKILLVEDDPNLGLLLQDYLQLKGKFDVVLCKDGEEGLRTFTKHTFDLLILDVMMPKKDGFTLGKDIRKINAHVPIIFATAKGMIEDKTQAFNLGGDDYITKPFRIEELLLRINALLKRTSNSEKHEEEKQTTFKLGRYTFDYTAQLVTIGDTQQKLSTKEAELLRLLCIRKNEVLTREEALLNIWHDDNYFNGRSMDVFLSKIRKYLRDDPSVEIINVHGRGYKLLIN, from the coding sequence ATGAAAAAAATACTATTGGTTGAGGATGATCCGAATTTAGGCTTACTGTTACAGGATTACCTGCAGCTGAAGGGAAAGTTTGATGTTGTTTTATGTAAGGATGGAGAAGAAGGTTTACGGACATTTACCAAACACACCTTTGATCTGCTGATCCTTGATGTGATGATGCCCAAAAAAGATGGATTTACCCTGGGAAAGGACATCAGGAAGATCAACGCCCATGTACCTATAATTTTTGCCACAGCAAAAGGTATGATAGAGGATAAGACCCAGGCCTTTAACCTTGGCGGTGATGACTACATTACCAAGCCCTTCCGTATCGAGGAGTTACTGCTCCGCATAAACGCCCTGCTAAAACGCACCAGCAATTCGGAAAAGCACGAGGAGGAAAAGCAAACCACCTTTAAGCTGGGCCGCTACACCTTTGATTACACGGCACAACTGGTTACCATTGGTGATACCCAACAAAAACTATCTACCAAAGAAGCTGAATTGCTGCGCTTGCTCTGTATCCGCAAAAACGAGGTCCTTACCCGTGAAGAAGCATTGCTTAACATTTGGCATGATGATAATTACTTTAATGGCCGTAGTATGGACGTTTTTTTAAGCAAAATAAGAAAATACCTGCGTGACGACCCCTCTGTAGAGATCATCAACGTGCACGGGCGTGGGTATAAGCTGCTCATTAATTAA
- a CDS encoding DUF6036 family nucleotidyltransferase: protein MGNIFNDDFRDFIRSLNKCEVKYILVGGYSVILHGYTRTTGDMDIWVERTVENYEKLKAAFYDFGMPMFDMTEDSFLNHPIWDVFTFGNPPSSIDIMVRVKGMAFEACYSKAIYFEEDSLPIKTIFLQDLINAKRASGRAKDINDLENLGGA, encoded by the coding sequence ATGGGGAATATTTTTAACGACGATTTTAGAGACTTTATCCGCTCACTAAATAAATGTGAGGTAAAATATATTCTCGTCGGCGGTTATTCAGTTATTCTACACGGATATACAAGAACGACTGGTGATATGGATATCTGGGTGGAACGAACCGTCGAAAACTATGAAAAGTTAAAAGCGGCATTTTATGATTTTGGTATGCCAATGTTTGATATGACAGAAGATTCCTTTTTGAATCACCCGATATGGGATGTTTTCACATTTGGAAATCCTCCATCCTCTATTGATATCATGGTACGCGTAAAGGGTATGGCATTTGAAGCGTGTTATTCAAAGGCTATTTATTTCGAAGAAGACAGTCTGCCAATAAAAACAATTTTTTTACAGGATCTGATAAATGCAAAAAGGGCATCGGGCCGAGCTAAAGATATAAACGATCTTGAAAATTTAGGCGGGGCATAA